From Amycolatopsis sp. WQ 127309:
ACGCGCGGCGGCTCCCCGGCGAGCCGCCGCGCGTCAGTTCACGTACCACTCGACCCGGACGGCCGTCGCCGATCGGGTCCGCAGCTCCGCGCACACCTCGTGCGTCACGAGCACGCCCGTGCGCCGGCAGAGCCGGGGCACCCCGTCGATCTCGCTCGCCGGGGTGAAACCGTGCGGCACGAGGTAGCCGCGCATCACCTCGGTGGCGCGGTCGCCGGTGGCGTCCAGGACACCCCAGCACCCGCCGGACCCGCAGCCGACGGTCCGCACGACCGTCAGCTGGGAGGGCCCGGGCGCGACGCCTTCGTCCGTGGGCGGCGCTTCCCACTCCGAGAACACGACGACGCCGGCCGCCGCGAACCCGACGACCACCGTGGTGAGCAGCAGCGAGCTGGGACGCTGCCGTTCGACGAGCATCCCGACGGCGCCGACGACGGCCGCGAGAGCGGTGTGGAACCAGTAGACCTCGATCGCCGCGGGCACCCACGGCCCGGCCAGCTCGAGCCCGCGCGGCACCGTGAACCAGGCCAGCAGGAGCAGCAGGAGCAGCCCGAAGAGCACGCCGGTTCGCGGTGCCGTCGCGAGGAAGCACCAGGCGATGATCGGAAGCAGCCCGAAGAAGGCCGCGAAGGGGTGCTCCCCGGAGAACGCGGCGACGCCGACGGCGGCGGCGACCAGGGCGATCCGCCACCAGTGCCGCTTCAGCCGTGAGAGCAAGACGGCCCGAACGGCTACCCCGGAGTCGGTCACCGGACGATTGTCCCGCGGCCGGCGCCGATGGGTCACCGCGCTGCCCAGCGGAGTGCCTCGCTCAGGGGCCGGAGTGCCCGCCGTCAGGCATCCGGCGGTTGGCCCGGCTCAGCGTCCGTCCTCGTCCAGCGCCCGCCGTACCGCCGAGCGCAGCCAGGAGTGCCCGTCGTCCGCGGAGTTCCGTGGGTGCCACGCCATGCCGATCACCACCCGCCGTCGCAGGTCGACGTCCGCCAGGGCCCCGACCTCCAGGTCGACCTGGCCGTCGCGCAGGGCCGGGCCTGCATCCCGGCCGGCTGAGGACTGGAACCGGCGGGGCGCATGAGGCAGGGTGGGCGGAACGAGGAGGCGACGATGCCCGATGAGACGTTCACCCTGCCCGGAAGCGTGACCGCGTACCGCTGGGACCCGGCGGGGCCGCCGGTCGGCGTGCTGCAGCTGGCCCACGGCATGGGGGAGCACGTGCTCCGCTACGACCGGGTCGCCCGCGCGTTCACCGATCGCGGGTTCGCCGTCTACGGCCAGGACCACCGCGGCCACGGCGCGTCCATCCGGGACACGCCCGGCGACCTCGGCCCGGACGGCTGGCCGGCGCTGGTCGCCGACATCGGCGTGCTCACCGCGCGCATCCGTGAAGAGCAGCCGGGCCTGCCGGTCGTGCTGCTCGCGCACAGCATGGGCTCGTTCGCGGCCCAGCAGTACCTGCTCGACCACTCGGCGGACGTCGACGCGGCCGTCCTCACCGGCACGGCCGCGCTCGACGTCCTGGAGCCGGCGCTGGACCTCGACCAGCCGCTGGACCTGGCGGTGTTCAACGCGCCGTTCCAGCCGCCGCGCACGGACTACGACTGGCTCAGCCGCGACGAGTCCGAAGTGGACGCCTACGTCACGGACCCGTTGTGCGGCTTCGGGATCGACCTGGCGAACACGAAGGCGATGTTCGCCGGTGCCCGCCGGCTGGCCGATCCCGAAGCGGTGGGCGGGATGCGCGCGGACCTGCCGATGTACCTGGCCGTGGGCGAGCAGGACCCGGTGAACGGCAACCTCGCGCTGTTCGACGTCCTCGTCCGGCGCTACCGCGACGCTGGCATCAAGGACCTGACGGTCAAGGTCTACCCGGGCGCCCGGCACGAGATCCTCAACGAGACGAACCGCGCCGAGGTCGTCGCGGACCTGCTGGCGTGGACGGAAAAGCTGGTCTAGAGCCAGTCGTGCTCGCGGGCGTAGCGGGCCGCTTCGTGGCGGGTGCGGGTCTGGGTCTTCTGCATCGCGTTCGAGAGGTAGTTGCGGACCGTGCCCTCCGCGAGGTGCAGCTGACCCGCGATGTCGGCGACCGCGAACCCCTCGCGGGTCGCGCGCAGGACGTCGACTTCGCGGTCGGTGAGCGGGCAGTCGTCGACGACGGCGAGCGCGGAGACGTCCGGGTCGATCCAGCGCTTGCCCTCGTGCAGGGTCTTGATCACCGACGTGATGTGCGCCGGTTCCGCCGCCTTGCTGACGAACCCCTGGACGCCGAGCTTCAGCGCCTTGCGCAGCACGCCGGGCCGGGCGTGCCGGGTGAGCATGAGGATCACCTGGTCCGGCCGCGTGCGGCGGATCTCGGCGACGGCGCCGAGTCCGTCCACGTGGGGCATTTCGAGGTCGATCACGAGCACGTCGGGCCGGTGCTCCAGGGTGGCTTTCACGGCTTGTTCGCCGTCTTCGGCCTCGGCGAGCACGGTGATCTCGCCCTCGAGGGGCAGCAACGCCGCCAGCGCCTTGCGCAGCAACGCCTCGTCGTCGGCGAGCACCACGGTCGTCATCGGACGTCCTCCCGTCGCGGGAAAGCGGCCGCCGTCAGGAACCGGCCGTCCTGCTGTTCGACCTTCAGCTCGCCCCCGCCCTCCGCCAGCCGCTGGCGAAGCGTGGCGAGGCCGTTCAGCTCGGGCAGCCCGCCTTCCTGCGCGCCGTCGTTGACGATGCTGATCCCGGACTCCGTGAGCGTGATCCGCACCTGCTCGGCCTGGGCGTGGCGCAGGATGTTCGTCGTCGTCTCGCGCAGGACCTGGCCGAGCAGCTCGCCCGCCCGCGCGTCGACCTCGGCCTCGCGGTCGACGCGCACGTGGATGCCCGCGGCCTCGAAGAGGTTCTTCGCGTTCTCAAGCTCCGCGGACAGGTTGAGCCGCCGCTGGGCGTAGGCGAGCTCCTTGGTCTGGAGGATGGTGTCGCCGACCAGGGTGTGCACTTCCTTCAGCTCCTCCTGGGCCCGGTCGACGTCGCTGCGCAGCAGCTTCTCGGCCAGTGCGACCTTCAGCTTCACGACGTGCAGCGTGTGGCCCTGGATGTCGTGCAGGTCGCTGGCGAAGCGCATGCGTTCGCGGATGACGGCCAGCTCCGCCTCGCGGTCGCGGGACTGCTCCAGCTCGGCCACCAGGTCGTAGAACCGCTGGCTGACGAACGTGAACGCGGTCGACACCACGACGGACACGGCCGGGATGACGACGAACTGCATCAGCCGTCCGATGCCGTGGCCGGGATCGGAGTGCACGAACAGGTTCGTCGAGCCCAGCGCGGCGACCAGCACGCCCAGCCCCAGCAGGGCCGCGATGCGGTGGCGGGGCAGCGGCGGGATGGTGAACGAGCCGACGACGCACAGGCCGTAGAACGAGGAGGAGTCGTCGTTGATCGCCCCGGCGAGCCAGACCGCCGCGGTGATGGCCACGCAGGGCCGCGCGACGCGGATGAAGTCGCCCGCGGTCCAGCGCTCCGCGGTCGCCAGCGCGGCGGCCAGGCCGATGACCTGCAACACGACGTGCCACCAGGTGCGGGCGGTGAGCACCACCAGCAGCACCCCGACGAACGCCAGCGGCGGCACCGTCGTGATGAGGTTGAGCCGGCGCAGCCGTTCCTGCACCGCCCCGCCCGTCCAGGTCGCCCGGCGCGCGAGCGTGGTCACCTCCATACCCCGAGCGTAACGGCCACGGCGGGCCCCACCAGTGACACCACGTCATGTCCTGTGGTGACGTGGCCACACTGCCGCCGGGGCGCGAACGGGGCTGGAATCGGAGCATGTCCACGACACCAGTCATCGACGTCGACCACCTGAACCTCACCTACGGCGGCTTCCACGCCGTGCGGGACCTCTCGTTCCAGGTCGAGCGCGGGGAGCTGTACGCGCTGCTCGGGACGAACGGCGCCGGCAAGACTTCGACCCTCGAGACCGTCGAGGGCCACCGCGCGCCCACCTCGGGCGCCGTGCGGGTGTTCGGGAAGAGCCCGCGCGACCGCGCCGCGGTGCGGCCCCGGATGGGGATCATGCTGCAGGAGAGCGGGTTCTCCCCGGACCTGACCGTGCGCGAGTCGGTCCGGTTGATCGGCAGCCTCACCGAGCGGGCCGACAACGTCGAGCGCGTGCTCGGCATCGTCGACCTCACGCGCAAGGCCGGCACGAAGGTGTCGCAGCTGTCCGGCGGCGAGAAGCGGCGGCTGGACTTCGCCACCGCCGTCTACGGGACGCCGGAGCTGATCTTCCTCGACGAGCCCACCACCGGCCTGGACATCCAGTCCCGCGACGCGCTCTGGGACGCCGTCGACCGGCTGCGCGAGGACGGCTCGACCATCGTGCTCACCACGCACTACCTCGAAGAGGCCCAGCAGCGCGCCGACCGCATCGGCCTGATGCACGAGGGCACCTTCCACCGCGAGGGCACCGTCGCCGAGCTGACGCGGACGCTGCCGGCGACCATCCACTTCGCCCTCCCGCCGCACGCGCCGGCGCCGCCGTTGCAGGCCACCCGCGAGCACGACGGCCGGTTCCTCATCGAGACCTTCGGCCTGCAGAAGGACCTCCACACCGTGCTCGCCTGGGCGCAGGACCACGCGGTCGAGCTGCGCGGGCTCGAAGCCGGCCCGACCCGCCTCGACGACGTCTTCCGCGCCATCAGCAACTCCTGAGAAAGGGCCTCTCCCATGCTTTCGATCGCTCGCGGCGAGCTGATCCAGATCTTCCGCAACCGGCTGGTCCTGGTCACCGCCCTGCTCCTGCCGGTCGCGTTCAGCGCGTTCCTCATCAACCAGCACGAGCTGTTCACCAAGGTGGGCAGCCTCGGTTACATCGCGGCGCTGGCCCTGTTCTTCGTGGTGAGCATCGGGCTCTACACCACCTCGGTGACGACGCTCGCGTCCCGCCGCCAGAACCTGTTCCTCAAGCGCCTGCGCTCCACCGCGGCCGGCGACGTCGGCATCCTCGCCGGGCTGCTGGTGCCGATCACCGTGCTCACGCTGGTCCAGGTCACCGTGATCCTGGGCGTGCTGGCCGCGGTCACCGACCGGCCGGCTCACCCGCTCCTGCTGGTGGCGGCGGTCGTCTCGACGATCGTCATGATGCTCGCGCTGGGCCTGGCCACGGCCGGCCTGACCAACTCCCCGGAGCACGCCCAGGTCACCACGCTGCCGGTCACCGTCGGCGTCGTCGCCGTGGCCGGCTGGGTCGGCGCCACCGGCACCGAGCAGCTCACGCTGCTCAAGCGCCTGCTCCCCGGCGGCTCGGCCACCGAGCTGATCCTCGACGCCTGGAACGGCGGCGTCGCACTGGGCGACTCGCTGATCCTGCTCGCGCCCACGCTGGCCTGGGTGATCGTCGCGATCGCGCTGGCCACCCGCCTCTTCCGCTGGGAGCCGCGCCGGTGACGCCGCAGTCCACAGTGGACTGATCGGTTTCGTGACGGAGCCGTCACCGTGCTGACCGACTGGGGCCGCGATCACCTGGGGTGAACCCCGCCGCTCGGAGGTTCCGCGGCGTTCCTGGAGTCCTATGAGGACATTCGTGCGAGCGGCCGAATGCCTGATCCCGCGTCTCGCCGGGAGCTGCGCAGCGAACCCGGCTCGCCACTGTTCGTGACCCCGGCGTACGGGACATCTTGCCGGACCACCCGTAGCCGGACGCCCGTGGCAAGATCGGCCGGGTGCAGATCGGGATGCTGGGACCGTTCGAGGTGCGCACGGACGACGGCGGCACCGCCGACGTGCCGGGCGCCCGGCTGCGCGGGCTGCTGATCGCCCTCGCGCTCGAACCGGGGCACGTGGTCCCGAAGACGGCGCTCGTCGACTGGATCTGGGGCGAGCACCCGCCCGCGGAAGCGGCGAACGCCCTGCAGCGCCTGGTTTCCCGGCTGCGGAAAGCGCTGCCGGACGGCTCGGTCGAGGGACAGCCGGACGGCTACCGGCTGAAGGTGGATCCGGACGCCGTCGACGCCGTCCGGTTCGAGCGGCTGGTCAACCGCGCCCGCACCGAGGACGACCCGCGGCTGCTGCGCGAGGCCGTCGGGTTGTGGCGTGGCGCGGCCATGCAGGACGTCGGTCTCGCGGAGAGCGAGGCCTTCGACGCGGCCGTCACCCGGCTCGAGGCGTTGCGCCTGACCGCCGTGGAGGACCGGTTCGACGCGGAGATCGGCGCCGGCGGAGGTGCCGACCTCGTCGCGGAACTGACCGACCTGGTGGCCGCGCACCCGGTGCGCGAACGGCTCGTCGCCGCGTTGGTGCGCGCCCTCGCCGCGGCCGGCCGCGACACCGAGGCGCTGCTCGTCTACCAGCGCACGCGGGAAGCCCTGGCCGACGCGCTGGGCGTCGACCCGTCGCCGGAGCTGGCCGCGGTGCACGTCGCGCTGCTGCGCGGCGAGCTGGCGCGGCGTGAGGAGACCCGGCAGACCAACCTGCGTGCCGAGCTGACCAGCTTCGTCGGCAAGGACGCCGACGTGGAGACGGTCCGCGACCTCGTCGCCGCGCACCGGCTCGTCACCCTGATCGGGCCCGGTGGCTCGGGAAAGACCCGGCTGGCCACGGAAACCGCCCGCACGCTGCTCGGCGGCTTCCCGGACGGCGCCTGGGTGGTGGAACTCGCGGCCCTCGGCGCGAACGGCGATGTCGCTCAAGCGACGCTGTCGGCGCTCCGGCTGCGGGACGCGCTGCTCGCCGAGGCGACGGACGCGGAGGCGACGGACCGGGTCGTCGCCGCGGTCCGCGATCGGGACGTGCTGCTGGTCCTGGACAACTGCGAGCACGTGATCGAGTCGGCGGCGGCGTTCGCCCACCGCGTGCTCGGCGAGTGCCGCCGGCTCCGGATCCTCGCGACGAGCCGGGAACCCCTCGGCATCACCGGCGAGGCGCTCTGGCAGGTCGTGCCGCTGGTCCTGCCCGCGGCCGACGCCGGACCCGGCGAGATCGAGGCCGCGCCGGCCGTCCGGCTGCTGCGGGACCGGGCCGGCGCGGTGCGCACGGACCTGGCGACCGACGCCGCCACGGCGTCGACGCTGGCCCGCATCTGCCGGGCGCTGGACGGGATGCCGCTGGCCATCGAGCTCGCCGCGGCCCGGCTGCGCACGATGTCCCTCGGCCAGCTCGCCCACCGGCTCGACGACCGGTTCCGCCTGCTGACCGGCGGCAGCCGCACCGCACTGCCGCGGCACCGCACGCTGCGCGCGATGGTCGACTGGAGCTGGGAGCTGCTGACCGGCGCCGAACGCACGGTCCTGCGCCGGCTCGCGGTGTTCTCCGGCGGGGCGAGCCTGGACGCGGCCGAGCGCGTCTGCGCCGGTGCCGCCGTCGAAGCGTGGCAGGTGCTGGAGCTGCTGACCGCGTTGACGGAGAAGTCGCTGGTGGTCACGGGAAACGACGCGGCGCCGCGGTACCGGATGCTCGGCACGATCAAGGAGTACGCCGCCGAGCGGCTCGCCGAGGCGGGGGAGGCGGAGCAGGCGCGGCACGCCCATCTCGCGTACTTCACCGAGCTCGCCGAAACCGCGGAGCCGCACCTGCGCCGCGTCGAGCAGCTCGACTGGCTGGCCACGCTCGCGGCCGAGCACGACAACATCGGGGCCGCGATGCGCGGCGCGCTCGCGGCCGGCGAGGCCCAGGGCGCGATGCGGCTCGCGGCGGGCGCCGCGTGGTACTGGTGGCTCGGCGGGCACAAGGCCGAGAGCAACGAGCTGATCATGGCGGCCACCGCCGTGCCCGGCGAGGTGACCGACGACGTCCGCGCCACGGTGTACGGCTACGCCACGATGTTCCTGAGCTCCGGGCGGGGCGGGGACCAGTACCGGGCCGAGGAGTGGATCCACAAGGCGTACGCGTTCACCCGGCGCAGCCCGCGCCACCACCCGATCTGGGGCGTCGTCGGCGCGCTGGAACGGCTGCTGCAGGCGCCGGAAGAGCCCCTGCCCGCGTGGGAACCGCTGCTCGCCGACGAAGATCCGTGGGTCCGCGCCCTCGCCCGGCTGCACCTGGGCAAGATGCGGATCGAGCTCGGCCGGGAGGGGCGCGCCGCGGACGAGTACCTCGAGCTGGCGCTGGCCGAGTTCCGCGCGCTCGGCGAACGGTGGGGGATCGCGTTCGCCCTGATGGAGCTGGCGAACCGGATCGCCACCCGCGGCGAGTTCGCGCGGGCGTGCGAGCACTACGAAGCCGCGATCGCCGTCGTCACCGAGGTCGGCGCGCTCGACGACGTCGTGCCGATGCGGTCGCGGCAGGCCCAGCTGTACTGGCTCTCAGGCGACGCCGAGGCGAGCGCGGCGGCCATGGCGGAGGCGCAGCGGCACGCGGAACGCGTCGCCTGGCCGAGCGCGCTGGCCGAGCTGGCCCTGGCGAAGGCGGAGCTCGCCCGCTGGAGCGGCGATCCCGAGCAGGCCCGCCGCCAGCTCGACGCCGCGACGGCGTTGCTGGGCGAGGCCGCCGAGCTGCCCGGCGTCCGCGCGATGACGCGGGACCTGCTGGGCTACCTCGCCGAGGACGTCGCCGAGTCCCGCG
This genomic window contains:
- a CDS encoding ABC transporter ATP-binding protein; its protein translation is MSTTPVIDVDHLNLTYGGFHAVRDLSFQVERGELYALLGTNGAGKTSTLETVEGHRAPTSGAVRVFGKSPRDRAAVRPRMGIMLQESGFSPDLTVRESVRLIGSLTERADNVERVLGIVDLTRKAGTKVSQLSGGEKRRLDFATAVYGTPELIFLDEPTTGLDIQSRDALWDAVDRLREDGSTIVLTTHYLEEAQQRADRIGLMHEGTFHREGTVAELTRTLPATIHFALPPHAPAPPLQATREHDGRFLIETFGLQKDLHTVLAWAQDHAVELRGLEAGPTRLDDVFRAISNS
- a CDS encoding sensor histidine kinase, with protein sequence MEVTTLARRATWTGGAVQERLRRLNLITTVPPLAFVGVLLVVLTARTWWHVVLQVIGLAAALATAERWTAGDFIRVARPCVAITAAVWLAGAINDDSSSFYGLCVVGSFTIPPLPRHRIAALLGLGVLVAALGSTNLFVHSDPGHGIGRLMQFVVIPAVSVVVSTAFTFVSQRFYDLVAELEQSRDREAELAVIRERMRFASDLHDIQGHTLHVVKLKVALAEKLLRSDVDRAQEELKEVHTLVGDTILQTKELAYAQRRLNLSAELENAKNLFEAAGIHVRVDREAEVDARAGELLGQVLRETTTNILRHAQAEQVRITLTESGISIVNDGAQEGGLPELNGLATLRQRLAEGGGELKVEQQDGRFLTAAAFPRREDVR
- a CDS encoding BTAD domain-containing putative transcriptional regulator → MQIGMLGPFEVRTDDGGTADVPGARLRGLLIALALEPGHVVPKTALVDWIWGEHPPAEAANALQRLVSRLRKALPDGSVEGQPDGYRLKVDPDAVDAVRFERLVNRARTEDDPRLLREAVGLWRGAAMQDVGLAESEAFDAAVTRLEALRLTAVEDRFDAEIGAGGGADLVAELTDLVAAHPVRERLVAALVRALAAAGRDTEALLVYQRTREALADALGVDPSPELAAVHVALLRGELARREETRQTNLRAELTSFVGKDADVETVRDLVAAHRLVTLIGPGGSGKTRLATETARTLLGGFPDGAWVVELAALGANGDVAQATLSALRLRDALLAEATDAEATDRVVAAVRDRDVLLVLDNCEHVIESAAAFAHRVLGECRRLRILATSREPLGITGEALWQVVPLVLPAADAGPGEIEAAPAVRLLRDRAGAVRTDLATDAATASTLARICRALDGMPLAIELAAARLRTMSLGQLAHRLDDRFRLLTGGSRTALPRHRTLRAMVDWSWELLTGAERTVLRRLAVFSGGASLDAAERVCAGAAVEAWQVLELLTALTEKSLVVTGNDAAPRYRMLGTIKEYAAERLAEAGEAEQARHAHLAYFTELAETAEPHLRRVEQLDWLATLAAEHDNIGAAMRGALAAGEAQGAMRLAAGAAWYWWLGGHKAESNELIMAATAVPGEVTDDVRATVYGYATMFLSSGRGGDQYRAEEWIHKAYAFTRRSPRHHPIWGVVGALERLLQAPEEPLPAWEPLLADEDPWVRALARLHLGKMRIELGREGRAADEYLELALAEFRALGERWGIAFALMELANRIATRGEFARACEHYEAAIAVVTEVGALDDVVPMRSRQAQLYWLSGDAEASAAAMAEAQRHAERVAWPSALAELALAKAELARWSGDPEQARRQLDAATALLGEAAELPGVRAMTRDLLGYLAEDVAESRDHRTAALRAATEAGHPLTIAQVLVGFADVALREDRPAQAVRLLTASAGLRGLPDCSHPDVARLEQAARDRLGGEGFAEAVREGTETAWSELVKPAS
- a CDS encoding ABC transporter permease, which produces MLSIARGELIQIFRNRLVLVTALLLPVAFSAFLINQHELFTKVGSLGYIAALALFFVVSIGLYTTSVTTLASRRQNLFLKRLRSTAAGDVGILAGLLVPITVLTLVQVTVILGVLAAVTDRPAHPLLLVAAVVSTIVMMLALGLATAGLTNSPEHAQVTTLPVTVGVVAVAGWVGATGTEQLTLLKRLLPGGSATELILDAWNGGVALGDSLILLAPTLAWVIVAIALATRLFRWEPRR
- a CDS encoding alpha/beta fold hydrolase, which encodes MPDETFTLPGSVTAYRWDPAGPPVGVLQLAHGMGEHVLRYDRVARAFTDRGFAVYGQDHRGHGASIRDTPGDLGPDGWPALVADIGVLTARIREEQPGLPVVLLAHSMGSFAAQQYLLDHSADVDAAVLTGTAALDVLEPALDLDQPLDLAVFNAPFQPPRTDYDWLSRDESEVDAYVTDPLCGFGIDLANTKAMFAGARRLADPEAVGGMRADLPMYLAVGEQDPVNGNLALFDVLVRRYRDAGIKDLTVKVYPGARHEILNETNRAEVVADLLAWTEKLV
- a CDS encoding response regulator transcription factor; this encodes MTTVVLADDEALLRKALAALLPLEGEITVLAEAEDGEQAVKATLEHRPDVLVIDLEMPHVDGLGAVAEIRRTRPDQVILMLTRHARPGVLRKALKLGVQGFVSKAAEPAHITSVIKTLHEGKRWIDPDVSALAVVDDCPLTDREVDVLRATREGFAVADIAGQLHLAEGTVRNYLSNAMQKTQTRTRHEAARYAREHDWL